A portion of the Bombus terrestris chromosome 3, iyBomTerr1.2, whole genome shotgun sequence genome contains these proteins:
- the LOC125384779 gene encoding uncharacterized protein LOC125384779 isoform X1, with product MMRRMSDRGGEGSGPAPQLDGRRNSVVTMERVSSTLFGSNRQLDVMDNIADLKARKVRLRMYRTSTEQVYEMQPLEGNSSVQRYTEQPKQRFFEMPTLSVSPTSSLRKRVSELPRAARTPVFGAAGMVCSNRDLISILSSVGSSATEMSKKPEDLATASSSLRFDELKVVKAMKKMFGKKSPNSEVVWDNTSGTKVDAQVFGSAIEKILTAQKGNDTEIPRASGSSGKPSVSSNKPMSGEVTNLFWNSKNQKQTEFSEPSLCSSLKDLFKK from the exons ATGAGACGAATGAGCGATCGTGGCGGAGAAGGATCAGGACCAGCTCCTCAGCTAGATGGCCGAAGAAATTCGGTCGTTACGATGGAAAGAGTGTCATCGACGTTGTTTGGCAGTAATCGTCAGTTGGACGTTATGGACAACATCGCAGACCTAAAAGCGAGGAAG GTGCGCTTAAGGATGTACAGGACGTCGACGGAGCAAGTGTACGAAATGCAGCCGCTGGAGGGTAACAGTTCTGTTCAACGTTACACTGAACAGCCGAAACAACGATTCTTTGAAATGCCTACTCTGTCGGTTTCGCCGACGTCTTCTCTCCGAAAGCGCGTCTCGGAACTGCCAAGAGCCGCGAGAACACCCGTTTTCGGTGCTGCGGGCATGGTCTGCTCTAATAGGGATCTGATATCGATCCTAAGCTCGGTAGGGTCTTCCGCGACGGAAATGTCGAAGAAGCCGGAAGATTTAGCAACGGCCAGTTCAAGTCTTAGGTTCGATGAATTGAAGGTAGTGAAGGCGATGAAGAAAATGTTCGGTAAAAAGTCCCCTAATAGCGAGGTCGTATGGGACAACACTAGTGGAACCAAAGTGGACGCTCAG GTATTTGGTAGCGCAATTGAGAAGATATTAACGGCGCAGAAGGGAAACGATACGGAGATACCGAGGGCTTCCGGGTCGAGCGGAAAGCCCTCGGTATCTTCGAACAAACCAATGTCAGGTGAAGTGACAAATTTGTTTTGGAATAGCAAGAACCAAAAGCAGACGGAATTCAGCGAACCGTCTCTCTGTTCTTCCCTAAAGGACCTATTCAAGAAGTAA
- the LOC125384779 gene encoding uncharacterized protein LOC125384779 isoform X3 — translation MMRRMSDRGGEGSGPAPQLDGRRNSVVTMERVSSTLFGSNRQLDVMDNIADLKARKVRLRMYRTSTEQVYEMQPLEGNSSVQRYTEQPKQRFFEMPTLSVSPTSSLRKRVSELPRAARTPVFGAAGMVCSNRDLISILSSVGSSATEMSKKPEDLATASSSLRFDELKVVKAMKKMFGKKSPNSEVVWDNTSGTKVDAQVKRGEDNLQSLRTISQ, via the exons ATGAGACGAATGAGCGATCGTGGCGGAGAAGGATCAGGACCAGCTCCTCAGCTAGATGGCCGAAGAAATTCGGTCGTTACGATGGAAAGAGTGTCATCGACGTTGTTTGGCAGTAATCGTCAGTTGGACGTTATGGACAACATCGCAGACCTAAAAGCGAGGAAG GTGCGCTTAAGGATGTACAGGACGTCGACGGAGCAAGTGTACGAAATGCAGCCGCTGGAGGGTAACAGTTCTGTTCAACGTTACACTGAACAGCCGAAACAACGATTCTTTGAAATGCCTACTCTGTCGGTTTCGCCGACGTCTTCTCTCCGAAAGCGCGTCTCGGAACTGCCAAGAGCCGCGAGAACACCCGTTTTCGGTGCTGCGGGCATGGTCTGCTCTAATAGGGATCTGATATCGATCCTAAGCTCGGTAGGGTCTTCCGCGACGGAAATGTCGAAGAAGCCGGAAGATTTAGCAACGGCCAGTTCAAGTCTTAGGTTCGATGAATTGAAGGTAGTGAAGGCGATGAAGAAAATGTTCGGTAAAAAGTCCCCTAATAGCGAGGTCGTATGGGACAACACTAGTGGAACCAAAGTGGACGCTCAG gtgaaacgtggagaagataatttgcaatcattgcggacaatatcgcagtga
- the LOC125384779 gene encoding uncharacterized protein LOC125384779 isoform X2 has translation MRRMSDRGGEGSGPAPQLDGRRNSVVTMERVSSTLFGSNRQLDVMDNIADLKARKVRLRMYRTSTEQVYEMQPLEGNSSVQRYTEQPKQRFFEMPTLSVSPTSSLRKRVSELPRAARTPVFGAAGMVCSNRDLISILSSVGSSATEMSKKPEDLATASSSLRFDELKVVKAMKKMFGKKSPNSEVVWDNTSGTKVDAQVFGSAIEKILTAQKGNDTEIPRASGSSGKPSVSSNKPMSGEVTNLFWNSKNQKQTEFSEPSLCSSLKDLFKK, from the exons ATGAGACGAATGAGCGATCGTGGCGGAGAAGGATCAGGACCAGCTCCTCAGCTAGATGGCCGAAGAAATTCGGTCGTTACGATGGAAAGAGTGTCATCGACGTTGTTTGGCAGTAATCGTCAGTTGGACGTTATGGACAACATCGCAGACCTAAAAGCGAGGAAG GTGCGCTTAAGGATGTACAGGACGTCGACGGAGCAAGTGTACGAAATGCAGCCGCTGGAGGGTAACAGTTCTGTTCAACGTTACACTGAACAGCCGAAACAACGATTCTTTGAAATGCCTACTCTGTCGGTTTCGCCGACGTCTTCTCTCCGAAAGCGCGTCTCGGAACTGCCAAGAGCCGCGAGAACACCCGTTTTCGGTGCTGCGGGCATGGTCTGCTCTAATAGGGATCTGATATCGATCCTAAGCTCGGTAGGGTCTTCCGCGACGGAAATGTCGAAGAAGCCGGAAGATTTAGCAACGGCCAGTTCAAGTCTTAGGTTCGATGAATTGAAGGTAGTGAAGGCGATGAAGAAAATGTTCGGTAAAAAGTCCCCTAATAGCGAGGTCGTATGGGACAACACTAGTGGAACCAAAGTGGACGCTCAG GTATTTGGTAGCGCAATTGAGAAGATATTAACGGCGCAGAAGGGAAACGATACGGAGATACCGAGGGCTTCCGGGTCGAGCGGAAAGCCCTCGGTATCTTCGAACAAACCAATGTCAGGTGAAGTGACAAATTTGTTTTGGAATAGCAAGAACCAAAAGCAGACGGAATTCAGCGAACCGTCTCTCTGTTCTTCCCTAAAGGACCTATTCAAGAAGTAA